The DNA region TAGAGTAAGTTTGTGTAATGATCTAATTAGTCTTTCCCAAAACATCAACAGGTGGAAGTGATTGACACTGTGGGATGTGGAGACAGTTTTGTGGCTGCAATTGCCTTAGGCTATATACGCAACATACCGCTTGTGAATACCTTAACGATTGCAAATGCGGTTGGAGCAGCAACTGCAATGGGGTGTGGAGCAGGTAGAAATGTTGCAAAAAGGCAGCAAGTGATGGATCTCATGAAGGCCTCGAAACTGAATGATGAAGAGAAATTTTTCGAACAACTCCTTGCTGAAAACTCGGAATCTCCTAGATTCAATCTTCTTTcgaaaaagaagataagaaaagaTGGGAGCAGCAAGCAGGAGATAGAAACAATCTCGATGGAAAAAGTGGTTTCTGAATTGCTACCAGAGCTTGAATTTAAGAGGTGTTGTGTAAAGGCTTCATCTTGAATGATGCGTTTGAAACGGAAAAAACCGTGTGACACATATTGGCAGCGTGATTTGGAGATATCTGATCGCTGTCACAGGATTTGAATAGAGAATTGTAgtcgagaagaaaaaaaaaatgggcttATGATGGGAGATTTTGGTCTGAGCTGACTCTTATTATGGAGTGCAGTGGATGAAGAGATCTCGGTAAATGAAATGATTGGTTgggaattatttttttgggtttgggagATATGAAAGAGAAGCTGATCTTACAGCAGTAGGGATAATAGAGAGTTTACATAAAAGAGAAGTTTGGtacttttttggtttgtttgtttgtctaatttgttattgtttaaataaaattcgTTAAATGCGATTTGTTGGAGTTGTGTTTGACAGTCGCATGTGTTAAGGAAAGCAGGTAAACAGAACATATCAAAAACCCCTATGTTGTTAATGGTTTATCTCCAAAAATTTAATGGCGTAGTAATTTGATGATCATCTTAAATGTCCTTAAACACAAATGTGAATCATTAAATTACATAGTATAATTAGGGTTTGGGCCAATAGGTGGCCTCGGGAATAAGTAAAAACTAAAGCGGCTTACATATAATTAGGGGTTAGGCCCATATGTGGCCTCGAGAAAAGTAAATGTAAATCTAAAGGGGGGGTTATACCAATGAACGATTATGCTATTTCCAACTTAGTTAAGGAGACGGAACATAAATGACTAAAATACCCTTAAAACACTTCCTCCGCTCCTAACCAGTTTACAGAGTTACCTTTTTAACCTGAAAATCTCggtcgcctctctctctctctctctctctctctctctctctcatctgtCTAGCTCTGCTTCTCCAGAATATTTTTGGGTTGCCCCCTCCCTTTAAGCTTAAACAGTTAAACCCTACAACAGACACGGAGACACTGTCTCGATCCTTACCCGCCAAATTCCTTCCCTCCGAATGTATCATGTATGATTCCGTTCAATTCTCTTCAATCCCATGATTTCAGAGTCTCCTCAAATTTTCCTACTGTGAGTGATAAAAAAAtcctccctttttttttttttttttttttttgcttcttctctctgtttcttattattattcgAAAGCATTGGGTTTTGGCCTTTGGGTTCATTTATGTTCTATTGTATGTGCTTGCATGATCAATTTATCTCGACTTGGTAATATCCTCATCAGCTACGTCAGTGACAATGGGAGCCGGTTCAGTAAACTTGTTCTTTTTAATAGATCATAGGGTTCTATGATCCTCTAGCGGttcaaaatatgaaatttaccATATGCTTAAGTTATTCTGTACTAGTTCTTAGTGTTTTAGCTATTTTCGGCtgtattatgatttatgatgttgttggtctctctctctcgattcaTACAGGTAACGGAGACAGCAACTGACTCAGAATCTTCTGTTATTACTTAAATGGAAGACGACGATCTGGTGAAGTCTGAGAACAGTGATATCTCATTCAAACAGGATCATTTTACCGGGATTCGACACAGCTACGAACTATACTGTGGTCATGACTACAATTCCGCTTTCGAACAGCTTCTCGATATTAACCTCCAGATTGGTGTTTCTTGTGAGGACCACCAGGTCTGGGACAGTTTTCAGGAACACAAAGACTCTAGGATTCCTAACAATGATGATGAAACCAAAGAAGGGGCTGCTTTGGATGGAAACCAAACTGATGGCTATCTCTCTTTTCCTGATAATGATGACTCTGGAACTTCTGAGATTGATAAATCTGTTGTTATTGAAACCAACCATAAGCAAGAATCTCAAGATAACTTAGAAGAGTTTGGGATGGAGTTTTCTCGGGAACCACAAAAGGCATCTCCTCCTGCCCCTCAACGCTGGTCTATGATCGATGCTGGTGGCACTACTGAGCATGAAATGGTCGTTGGTATGGAATTTTTAGATGCCAATGCTTGTAGGAGAGCAATAAAGAATGCAGCAATTGCTCTACGCTTTGAGTTGCAAACGATTAAATCTGACAAGACCCGCTTCACCGCTAAGTGCATAGGCGAGGGTTGCCCTTGGAGGATTCACTGCGCCAAACTTCCTGGTGCGCCAACTTTTACAGTAAGGACTATTCATGGGAGTCACACTTGTGGTGGGGTTTCACATCTTGGTCATCAGCAAGCTTCTGTCCAGTGGGTTGCTGATGTTGTGGCGGAGAAGCTGAAACAAAATCCACATTTCAAACCAAAGGAGATACTTGAGGAAATTTATCGAGTTCATGGGATCTCACTTTCTTACAAGCAGGCCTGGAGAGGCAAAGAGCGTATAATGGCTACTCTCCGTGGTTCATTTGAAGAAGAGTATCGCCTTCTTCCTCAATACTGTGATGAAATCAGAAGAACAAACCCCGGAAGCGTCGCTGTGGTTCATGCAAATCCAATCGATGGGACCTTTCAACacttgtttatttctttccaAGCATCAATCACTGGTTTTGTAAATGCTTGTCGGCCTCTTATTGCACTGGACAAGACTTCTTTACAGAGCAAATATCCAGGGACATTTCTGCTTGCTGCTGGTTTTGATGGAGATGGAGCTGTGTTTCCTTTGGCATTCGCTATTGTTAATGAAGAAAGTGACAGTAACTGGCATATGTTTCTCTCGGAGCTTCGTAAGATTCTTGAAGTTAACTCTGAGAATATGCCAAGGCTTACCATATTGTCAAGTATGGAGAGATTTATTACTGATGGGCTAGAGGCTAATTTCCCAACAGCATGTCATGGCATTTGTGTCCATCATCTCGCAGAACGGTTCCAAAAAGAATTTCAAAGCTCTATTCTTGTGATCCTTCTTTGGGAGGCTGCACATTCTCTCACCGTCCTCGAGTtcaaatcaaaaatgaaaaagatcGAACAGATATCCCCGGAGGCTTCCTTATGGATCCAAAACTTCTCTCCTGCTCTGTGGGCTTCATCATACTCTGAAGGAACAAGGTTTGGACAGTTAACTGCAAATGTTATTACCGAGTCACTCAGCAATTGGATTCAAGATACCTCGGGTCTTCCTATAATACAGATGATGGAGTGTATCCACCGTCATTTGATGAATATGTTTAAAGAACGCCGTGAAACGAGCGCACATTGGTCTGATGTACTTGTTCCTTCTGCTGAAAGACAAATGGTTGCTGCTGTAGAAAAATCTCGTGTTCACCGCGTTTACAGAGCAAACGAAGCGGAATTTGAAGTCATGACTCATGAAGGAAGTGTTGTTGTAAATATCGAAAACCGTTCTTGTTTGTGCCGCCGGTGGGAGATTTATGGTTTTCCGTGTAGCCATGCCGTTGGAGCTCTCATGTCTTGCAAAGAGAACGTTTACAGTTACACTGAGAGTTGTTTCACGGTGGAGAGTTACAGAAGAACTTATGCAGAAACTGTAGAGCCAGTTTCAGACGAAGTCCAGTGGAAAGGCAATGATTCAGAGAGAGACGGTGAAGATATAATAAGAACACCAAAGGTTATGAAAGGTGCTCCCAGGAAGAGGAGAGTTAGGGCAGAGGATCGTGGCCGTGTGAAGCGTGCCGTTCGTTGCGGTCGGTGTAGTCAGCCTGGCCATTTCAGGACAACTTGCACTGCTCCTATGTAATGTAACAGTAGTTACtatttaagtatttttatttaggttttaggaaattttttgGTAGAGGATTTGCTCTCAACATAttataaattagattttatGGCTTTAGGTTAATGTAGCATTGCTTTTACATCTTTTGCCACATGAACATGATGATCCTATTTCTCGATGCACTATGATGGATAGTATTATTAACATGATCATTGAGAAAATCTAACTTAATATTCTAATTGCATCATTAATTTAACAACAATCTTTGCGTAAACTTGTTCGTGAAGAGTTTTGTTGAAGTGTGAGAGGCTCTGCCTATAATTAGTTTCCCAAGACCACCTCAGCTATTTTTAGCACCGCACGACGACTGAATTGGATGGTGCTAACGAAGTCAGGTTCATGAATCTTCGCCACAGAGTACGGAAACTGAAAACACAATGAGACTCAAAAGAAGCAACAAACAAGAATGGCGACGACGAACAGTCTGAGTTTCATCAAAACACATACCAATTTGATCCTTAGGAATCCTACTAATCAAATCCATCGTCATGCAGAGAGGTCACTGATatgttttttaagtttcttattCCTGATCTTATGAAACtgaatgtgtttgttgtttttgacaGAATATTACGGCAACAAAACGTCGACTTACTCGCAGATATTGGTGGTGTCATCGGTAGGTTTGATGATAGCAGCCGCAGTGCATTACCGTATACGGAGGCTACGTGATTCCAAAATCATCCCTCGTCTTAGATTATCTCACAAACACAAAGACCATGAGAAACTCGAAAGATTCTCTCATTACGTTGGTAAAAATTAATACATACACATTAGTACATGAACCCTCCATGAGCAAGGAATGCATTGGATCATATGTtaacgtttttttctttctttctgatttggGACATGGAACGTAGCAAGGCAAATGGGATTCAAGGACAGAAGAGAGTGTCCAAATCTCTGCAAATTAGCAGCAGAATACATCAGGAAATCTGAATGTTGTGAAGAAGATATTTACAGCTTTTTCTGTCAAGAGCCTGACGCTGATACCCTCTTCATTAAGCTTGTGGAAGAATTTGAAAGATGCATTCTCAGCTACTTTGCGCATCACTGGAGCCACGCCGATCTCATGATTAGTCAGGTTTGTGtgtgtaaaagaaaaatcatttctCCTGTTATAACACATTGTAGACCAAAACATTCAGTGTCATATATGAATCTCAGATACTGAGGGCAGACGCTGAGCCAAAGAGAAAGCTGAAGCAAATTGTGATGGCAGCTACAAGGTAAGGAattaaagaaacagaaacaggattttttttgtaatcgaaAGCCGTGTGTTCTGTTTTAGTCATTGATGAATGAatgattggttttgtttgttatatatactGTATCTAGGGAGCAGAGGATTAAGAGGGTGACTAAGAACTTGAAAGTGGCAAGAGTGTTCAACACTTTGGTAGAGGAAATGAAAGCAATGGGGCTCGCATCTACGGATGACTCACAGTGTACAGAAGTTATGGCACCAGTGGCTCACAAAGACCGAAGTCCGGTTCTACTCCTCATGGGTGGTGGGATGGGTGCAGGAAAGAGCACTGTGCTCAAAGACATACTCAAAGAGTAAAGATAATCTCATTATGTAGTCATCACTTTCTAGCACACATATGTATATGTAGTTGAAGCTAACCAGATGGTTTTTTCATTGTGGACTCAGAGCATTCTGGGCAGGAGCAGACTCTGTGGTGATTGAAGCTGATGCTTTCAAAGAATCTGATGTCATTTACAGAGCCTTAAGCTCTCGCGGCCATGTAGATATGATCCAGACAGCTGAATTGGTAAGACATGATGATCAAATTCTGGAAAAACACAGAAGAAACTGTAAAGTAAATCCATATATTGATTATgaggtttgaattttttttgttgttgtgggaGTAGGTTCATCAGTCATCAACAGATGCAGCTTCATCACTGCTAGTGACGGCCCTGAATGAAGGGAgggatgtgatcatggatgggaCACTCTCATGGGTACCTTTTGTGGTGCAGACAATAACAATGGCGAGGAACGTGCATCGTCACCATTACAGAATGGGAGCTGGATACAAGGTTGGTGACGATGGGGTTGTCACAGAGAACTATTGGGAACGGATTGGTGAAAGGCAACAGCTTCAAGAGGATGGGCGTAGGAGAAAACCATATAGAATTGAGCTTGTTGGAGTTGTGTGTGATGCATACTTAGCAGTTATAAGAGCCATTAGGTGAGTACAAGCACCATCTATCTATCTTCTATCTTCCAAGTTTGTCTCTTAACTTAAAAGGAGTGTTTTTGGCTGAGATTGTAGGAGAGCCATCATGTGTCGAAGAGCGGTTAGGGTGAGATCGCAGCTGAGATCTCACAAACGGTTTGCGGATGCATTTCCTACGTACTGTAACCTTGTTGACAATGCTAGGCTCTACTGCACCAACGCGCTTGAAGGATCTCCAAAGGTTAAAACTGAGATTAGAACCAGCTTACTCATTAAAGTTATTTCACCAGAAAAGTCTCTAACTCTTGACCAATGCCTAAGACAACAACACTATATCAATGGTGCATACATACGTAGTGTAGATAAGAAAATCGTACTAACAGGGTGAATTGTGATTTTGACACAGCTGATAGGttggaaagagaaagaaaagacatTGCTAGTGGATCCAGTGGAGATAGAGTGTTTGAAGCGAGTAGGAGCGTTGAACGAGAACGCAGACTCCATTTGCGAGCTCTATAATAAACCCAATCCCGCTTGTGAAGCAGGATCAATCTGGAAAGACATTGTTCTTTCACCTTCAAGGTTTAACATTCAACAAGAACTCAAATACTCGATTCAGATAGTAGAACGATCTAAACAACATCTCCTcaacaacaccaaaaacaacatctcaacaacaacaccaaaagcTGAATAGATCAAGATAAAGAGAGCATAAATTTGTTGAGATTGTATTGTATACCATTGTATGTAACAAAATTAGGCTGCAAGAAACTCAGATTTGACTTCTTCTACGATTGATGAAAACagatttatctttatatatatgattttgaaaGCATAGCAGTTCAAGGAGCCATTGAATTACACAAGAAAGAAcacagaaaataagaaaaagcaaagaagtCACACATAAGGATCACTGAATTATACAAAGACTAACCACCTATCGTTAACCCTTCTTCTACCTAAAAACCCCTAATTTCACTTCCTCACCCTTGTCGACGCCCTCTTTGCTGGAGACTTCACCGTCTTTGGCTTCACAACCTTCTTCACTGGGGTCTTCTTCTTTGTCGCCACCGTCTTCTTCACAGCAACAGCTTTCTTCGCCGGTGATGTAACCTTGGCCGTTTTGGCTGCCTTGGCTGGTCTCTCCTTGGTAGCCTTGGGCTTCGCAGCAACAGCTTTCCTCTTAGGCACAGCAGTGGCTTTAGCCTGAGCCTTAGCCTTGGTAGTCACTTTCTTCGCAGCAGCTGTCTTAGGTTTAACCGCCGTCGATTTCTTAGATTTGGAAGCCGCCGCTGTGACCTTTCCCTTTGGCTTGGTAACCGCCGCGGTTGTAGATTTCTTCTTCGCTGGTACCGCCGCTGCCTTGGGAGGTGATGACTTAGCCAACGCCGATGCCGACGGAAGCTTAAACGAGGCTTTGACCTTGACGATCTTCCCAGAAGCAACAAGTCTCTTCAAGTTAAGCAGCAACAGCTTCCTGAACGTTGGTGGAAGCTCCTTACGCTTCTCCTCGATGAACTTCTGAATCGCGTATTGGCTAGATCCAGTTCTCTCCTTCAACGTAACAATCGCATCCTTAATCATCTGaacatcacaaacaacaccaaaatCAATCTTCCAAATCTCAGAATCTACAAATCAATCTCaaaacacgaaaaaaaaaaactaaaccgaatCTCCGTTACCTCTTCGTAAGGAGGATGAGATGAAACGGTTCTCTTCTTCGGAGCAGCGGCGGAGACagccttcttctccttcacttcCTTAACTTTCTTCGATTTGCGAACCTTCGCTGctggcttcttcttctcgacGGCTGCCTCCGTCACCGTCTCATCCAAAGCGTTGTTTCCGTCGATCGTAGCAGTATTCTCTATCTCCATCTCGCTCGTCGTCATCGGAAATTTTAAGAtcggaaatttttttgattacaAGAAACCGTAAAATGTAATCTGGAAAGTGATTGTGAGGAATGTGATGAGACCATCGGAAACGTCCGGTTTATATATAGTTAGATGTGTATCAGACGGCAATTCATATCTGTCTTCTGATTGGTTAAAACAATGAGTACGCGGATCGCTATGTTTTTACCCAAGTTTGAATACGAATCGTTGGATCTTATGTTTATCAACGGCTTAGAAAGAAGGAGTGTGGATGGTGGGATGAGTAAGTTAGTGGATGTGGATTAGATGCTTTGTGTATATTTGTTGTGCTTTTTAGCTCGATTCATTTGATCATAACTCGTGATGTACTAGAccaaattcgtttttttttcgcATTGTGTATAAATTTCTGTGGGGTTTCGTTTGATTATCTAACTGTGACAAACGGATTATTATGCAATGAGATATACGGGTTTGAAGCAAGATATGTCATAACTAGTGGTTTTTCTTGATAGTATTACGGTATATTTGGGTTTTCCAATAATGCGAATGAGAATTTCGATGAAAATTATGCTGATACAAAACTAGACAAATCAAGGAGTGAACCGAACCATTAAGCTTGTGATTTCGATAACTTTTTGATTCAAAATCATTTGATTGAATACCACCCTAGATGACCAAACTTCTATAATTTGTTTCTCACCTCTTTACTGTTTTTTGTGGTGTGTGTctatgttaataaaatattttatactgTCTATTGTGATCTACGAGTCTACGAATGAGATTAATTTTAACTGATTGTGAAACATGTTTTTCGTTATAGTTATGATGCATACATAAAGGTTACATTTCTTAAAAGCAACCTATGTACCCTGGGGGATCCAAGAGGCGTCTATGTTGTAAATGGTCTAATTCACTCATCACTGATCTTTCATTTCTTTTGGATATCCTTAAGCATCAAGCTTGATGtgaaacataaattataaagaaCATTGTGTCTATATTAGAATCCACACGTATAACCTTTTTGAACATCATTAACAATATGTTTGATAAAATATGCTGCTCATAGATATTTGGAATAAAGCACGATGATCATGTCACGACATAATGGTTCTCACGATAATAATACATTATAGTGATGATGAATTCTATTTGTCTTCGTTAAATAAGaattatgtttgttaatttgGTAGTTTCCTGCTTTCATATAAGGTCATCGCACTTCTACATTCGTCATCCACAGTCAAACACTTGAACAGTACAACTCTTGGAAACTATAGCTTCCATTAAAACTGATGTAGCACCCAAATAAAATGCATATAAATCAATCTAAACATATAAACTACTACATTAGAAAGTGACAACAACATTACATGCAAGTCTAAAGAGGACACAAAGTAGAAGAACAAAcagattttgtattttcttggaTAGAAAAGCATCTCATGAGTGTCTACTTCGTTTatcaaaaaagagaaggaaaaaaaaaactagtacaAATGTGACAACTCATTCGACCGCTCCTGCAGTTCTAGTAACGTTCTCTCTCGTAATGCTTTGAGAGAATCCATGGAGAGAAAAAAGATTACCCTGTCTCCACAGAATCTTCTACTGAAACAACAAGACTCTTGTTACAAGAGTATCTAAAGTCCTTTACTTGGTGCACTCCGGTAGCTTCCGAGCATAGACAAGCACCATCATAAAATCCTTTGCCGAGGAACCTACCGATGCAGCAAATCGTTCATGGTTTGAACTTTTCTGCAGCCATAGATCCACGACATTGTAAAGCTTCAGTGTCGGGATCACCACCTCTCCCATACAACTTATCTCTATCTATACAAAAACCAACAAATGTCTATCAGTCTATCTATTAACAACCAAATGCTTGTTAGCACTAAAGAACTGATAAGATCCATAACTCAGCTTCCATTACATTCAAACGCTATATCCTCTACCGTGCCATAGTGCATATAAAGATGCTTACCTCAGCTTCACTCTTGATATCTAGCTTCCTCATGAGGTACTTTTGGATGAAAGAAACTGGAATATTACCATCCCTGTCATAGAACGAGATAGCGGCTTATCTTCCCCAACAAAATGTAGCGACAACACAggatatataaaacaaagaatacTTAAAATGATATCAAACCTACTTTATTCTCAAAAAATTTGCTGGAATCTGAGGCAAAGAAGTTTCTCCTTCCCTGAAACCACCAAGCCCTTGTCAACACACCAAGAGAATAGAAATACTCTCACTTacgaaaggaaagaaaaagtttCATATATGAGAGCAAGAATCTCACTTATCATTGGAGGTCACAAGTGAGAACCAAACAGGACCATTTCTGCTCTCCTGTTTTGCACCTGACTCATCTGGCTGTGGCAAATTTCTTGAATCACCAAAAGTGGTTGCAGACCTTTTGCGTCGAGTCCTACGCAGTCTTTTAGGAGTAGCTGTTTCTGATGTTGTGGGATCACCATTGTTACTCTTCTCATCCTCACCTTTCCATTTGCTTTTCTGATCCTTAGTTTTGGTTTGATTGCGAGATGCAAGTGCCTGCTCAGATTTTGAGCCTGACCCTTGAGAAACAGAAGACTTCGGGGGCTTTGTCCTATTTGCCACTTCAACCAGAAAGTTTAAAGGTTTCCAATCCAGTTTGGAATCCCAGGGTTCATCCCCatccttgttttctttattggaGAAGGACTCTTTACGTGACtgcacaaaaaagaaaaagcagacTTAAATGATGGactactttttactttttagtgtACCACAACAGAAGAAATATGTAATCAAAGCTTGTCAGATATGAAATGACACCAATACGAGAAAATAGAGCATTGCCGTGATCACCTTCTTTAACTGCCTTTTATTAGTGTCGGGTGAGCTTATGCCCTCTAGAAGCTCATCCCCAgaagattcttctttcttcacacTTCTCTCAGCCAAAGAACCATTACGCAACTCTTTCCTTGTTGCCGCTTTAGTTCTTCTTCCTGTTGTTCCACCTTG from Camelina sativa cultivar DH55 chromosome 3, Cs, whole genome shotgun sequence includes:
- the LOC104764680 gene encoding histone H1.1-like; the protein is MTTSEMEIENTATIDGNNALDETVTEAAVEKKKPAAKVRKSKKVKEVKEKKAVSAAAPKKRTVSSHPPYEEMIKDAIVTLKERTGSSQYAIQKFIEEKRKELPPTFRKLLLLNLKRLVASGKIVKVKASFKLPSASALAKSSPPKAAAVPAKKKSTTAAVTKPKGKVTAAASKSKKSTAVKPKTAAAKKVTTKAKAQAKATAVPKRKAVAAKPKATKERPAKAAKTAKVTSPAKKAVAVKKTVATKKKTPVKKVVKPKTVKSPAKRASTRVRK
- the LOC104764697 gene encoding uncharacterized protein LOC104764697 isoform X1 yields the protein MEDDDLVKSENSDISFKQDHFTGIRHSYELYCGHDYNSAFEQLLDINLQIGVSCEDHQVWDSFQEHKDSRIPNNDDETKEGAALDGNQTDGYLSFPDNDDSGTSEIDKSVVIETNHKQESQDNLEEFGMEFSREPQKASPPAPQRWSMIDAGGTTEHEMVVGMEFLDANACRRAIKNAAIALRFELQTIKSDKTRFTAKCIGEGCPWRIHCAKLPGAPTFTVRTIHGSHTCGGVSHLGHQQASVQWVADVVAEKLKQNPHFKPKEILEEIYRVHGISLSYKQAWRGKERIMATLRGSFEEEYRLLPQYCDEIRRTNPGSVAVVHANPIDGTFQHLFISFQASITGFVNACRPLIALDKTSLQSKYPGTFLLAAGFDGDGAVFPLAFAIVNEESDSNWHMFLSELRKILEVNSENMPRLTILSSMERFITDGLEANFPTACHGICVHHLAERFQKEFQSSILVILLWEAAHSLTVLEFKSKMKKIEQISPEASLWIQNFSPALWASSYSEGTRFGQLTANVITESLSNWIQDTSGLPIIQMMECIHRHLMNMFKERRETSAHWSDVLVPSAERQMVAAVEKSRVHRVYRANEAEFEVMTHEGSVVVNIENRSCLCRRWEIYGFPCSHAVGALMSCKENVYSYTESCFTVESYRRTYAETVEPVSDEVQWKGNDSERDGEDIIRTPKVMKGAPRKRRVRAEDRGRVKRAVRCGRCSQPGHFRTTCTAPIVLLKCERLCL
- the LOC104739239 gene encoding E3 ubiquitin protein ligase DRIP1 encodes the protein MVSKVKTETMRACLSCPLCDNILRDATTISECLHTFCRKCIYEKITEDEIESCPICNIDLGGTPLEKLRPDHNLQDLRAKIFPLKRKKVKAPVMVSLPTKRKERSISSLVVSTPRVSAQGGTTGRRTKAATRKELRNGSLAERSVKKEESSGDELLEGISSPDTNKRQLKKSRKESFSNKENKDGDEPWDSKLDWKPLNFLVEVANRTKPPKSSVSQGSGSKSEQALASRNQTKTKDQKSKWKGEDEKSNNGDPTTSETATPKRLRRTRRKRSATTFGDSRNLPQPDESGAKQESRNGPVWFSLVTSNDKEGETSLPQIPANFLRIKDGNIPVSFIQKYLMRKLDIKSEAEIEISCMGEVVIPTLKLYNVVDLWLQKSSNHERFAASVGSSAKDFMMVLVYARKLPECTK
- the LOC104764697 gene encoding uncharacterized protein LOC104764697 isoform X2, which translates into the protein MEDDDLVKSENSDISFKQDHFTGIRHSYELYCGHDYNSAFEQLLDINLQIGVSCEDHQVWDSFQEHKDSRIPNNDDETKEGAALDGNQTDGYLSFPDNDDSGTSEIDKSVVIETNHKQESQDNLEEFGMEFSREPQKASPPAPQRWSMIDAGGTTEHEMVVGMEFLDANACRRAIKNAAIALRFELQTIKSDKTRFTAKCIGEGCPWRIHCAKLPGAPTFTVRTIHGSHTCGGVSHLGHQQASVQWVADVVAEKLKQNPHFKPKEILEEIYRVHGISLSYKQAWRGKERIMATLRGSFEEEYRLLPQYCDEIRRTNPGSVAVVHANPIDGTFQHLFISFQASITGFVNACRPLIALDKTSLQSKYPGTFLLAAGFDGDGAVFPLAFAIVNEESDSNWHMFLSELRKILEVNSENMPRLTILSSMERFITDGLEANFPTACHGICVHHLAERFQKEFQSSILVILLWEAAHSLTVLEFKSKMKKIEQISPEASLWIQNFSPALWASSYSEGTRFGQLTANVITESLSNWIQDTSGLPIIQMMECIHRHLMNMFKERRETSAHWSDVLVPSAERQMVAAVEKSRVHRVYRANEAEFEVMTHEGSVVVNIENRSCLCRRWEIYGFPCSHAVGALMSCKENVYSYTESCFTVESYRRTYAETVEPVSDEVQWKGNDSERDGEDIIRTPKVMKGAPRKRRVRAEDRGRVKRAVRCGRCSQPGHFRTTCTAPM
- the LOC104764689 gene encoding uncharacterized protein LOC104764689; this translates as MQREYYGNKTSTYSQILVVSSVGLMIAAAVHYRIRRLRDSKIIPRLRLSHKHKDHEKLERFSHYVARQMGFKDRRECPNLCKLAAEYIRKSECCEEDIYSFFCQEPDADTLFIKLVEEFERCILSYFAHHWSHADLMISQILRADAEPKRKLKQIVMAATREQRIKRVTKNLKVARVFNTLVEEMKAMGLASTDDSQCTEVMAPVAHKDRSPVLLLMGGGMGAGKSTVLKDILKEAFWAGADSVVIEADAFKESDVIYRALSSRGHVDMIQTAELVHQSSTDAASSLLVTALNEGRDVIMDGTLSWVPFVVQTITMARNVHRHHYRMGAGYKVGDDGVVTENYWERIGERQQLQEDGRRRKPYRIELVGVVCDAYLAVIRAIRRAIMCRRAVRVRSQLRSHKRFADAFPTYCNLVDNARLYCTNALEGSPKLIGWKEKEKTLLVDPVEIECLKRVGALNENADSICELYNKPNPACEAGSIWKDIVLSPSRFNIQQELKYSIQIVERSKQHLLNNTKNNISTTTPKAE
- the LOC104764697 gene encoding uncharacterized protein LOC104764697 isoform X3 produces the protein MMTLELLRLINLLLLKPTISKNLKITGGTTEHEMVVGMEFLDANACRRAIKNAAIALRFELQTIKSDKTRFTAKCIGEGCPWRIHCAKLPGAPTFTVRTIHGSHTCGGVSHLGHQQASVQWVADVVAEKLKQNPHFKPKEILEEIYRVHGISLSYKQAWRGKERIMATLRGSFEEEYRLLPQYCDEIRRTNPGSVAVVHANPIDGTFQHLFISFQASITGFVNACRPLIALDKTSLQSKYPGTFLLAAGFDGDGAVFPLAFAIVNEESDSNWHMFLSELRKILEVNSENMPRLTILSSMERFITDGLEANFPTACHGICVHHLAERFQKEFQSSILVILLWEAAHSLTVLEFKSKMKKIEQISPEASLWIQNFSPALWASSYSEGTRFGQLTANVITESLSNWIQDTSGLPIIQMMECIHRHLMNMFKERRETSAHWSDVLVPSAERQMVAAVEKSRVHRVYRANEAEFEVMTHEGSVVVNIENRSCLCRRWEIYGFPCSHAVGALMSCKENVYSYTESCFTVESYRRTYAETVEPVSDEVQWKGNDSERDGEDIIRTPKVMKGAPRKRRVRAEDRGRVKRAVRCGRCSQPGHFRTTCTAPIVLLKCERLCL